One stretch of Streptomyces sp. R21 DNA includes these proteins:
- the mtnB gene encoding methylthioribulose 1-phosphate dehydratase, with translation MTAETSALDLEEAGAVLAAESARFASFGWMRGTSGNLSVVVSRDPLRLAVTASGHDKGELTPADVVLVDGVGAAVAGGKPSAEAELHARVAALTGAGAVVHVHTVASVAMGRREPGGIVFRDLEMLKGVGQPAHDVEVTLPVIANSQDMKVLGDRLEAARDPRMPAVVVAGHGLYVWGADPRQARHHTEVVEWLLELELTGC, from the coding sequence ATGACCGCCGAGACGTCAGCGCTGGACCTGGAGGAGGCGGGCGCGGTCCTGGCCGCCGAGTCGGCCCGGTTCGCCTCCTTCGGCTGGATGCGCGGCACGTCCGGCAACCTGTCGGTCGTCGTCTCCCGCGACCCGCTGCGCCTCGCCGTCACGGCGAGCGGCCACGACAAGGGTGAACTGACGCCCGCGGACGTGGTGTTGGTGGACGGCGTGGGTGCGGCGGTCGCGGGCGGCAAGCCCTCCGCCGAGGCCGAGCTGCACGCGCGCGTGGCCGCGCTCACGGGTGCCGGCGCGGTGGTCCACGTGCACACGGTCGCGTCCGTCGCGATGGGACGCCGTGAGCCGGGGGGCATCGTCTTCCGGGACCTGGAGATGCTCAAGGGCGTCGGCCAGCCCGCCCACGACGTCGAGGTCACCCTCCCGGTCATCGCCAACAGCCAGGACATGAAGGTGCTCGGCGACCGTCTGGAGGCGGCCCGTGATCCGCGGATGCCCGCGGTGGTCGTCGCCGGGCACGGCCTGTACGTGTGGGGCGCCGACCCGCGTCAGGCCCGCCACCACACCGAAGTGGTCGAGTGGCTGCTGGAGTTGGAGCTGACGGGCTGCTGA
- the mtnA gene encoding S-methyl-5-thioribose-1-phosphate isomerase produces MPQELRAVEWSGSSLALIDQTVLPHRTETCDVHDVDTLVDAIQRLVVRGAPAIGAAGAYGVALALIEGEREGWDEGQVRAAVARIREARPTAVNLMVCVDRVMTRFDEGLEAVLEEAAAVQREDVEANRAMAAHGADWLLKRVGADRPLRILTHCNTGALATAGWGTALGVIRELHARGQVEVVYADETRPLLQGSRLTAWELVQEGIPHYVQADGAAAGTILRGEVDAAIVGADRIAANGDTANKVGTVGVALACAYADIPFLVAAPTTTVDLATASGDDIHIELRGGDEVLEWSGVRTAPAESRGHNPAFDVTPGRLVTGLVTERGVLEVAAGELPGDHLR; encoded by the coding sequence ATGCCCCAGGAATTGCGTGCCGTCGAGTGGTCCGGAAGCAGCCTCGCGCTCATCGACCAGACCGTGTTGCCGCACCGCACCGAGACCTGCGATGTCCACGATGTGGACACTCTGGTCGACGCGATACAGCGGCTCGTGGTGCGCGGCGCACCCGCGATCGGGGCGGCGGGCGCGTACGGGGTCGCCCTTGCGCTGATCGAGGGCGAGCGCGAGGGCTGGGACGAGGGACAGGTCCGCGCGGCGGTCGCCCGCATCCGCGAGGCGCGCCCGACCGCGGTCAACCTCATGGTGTGCGTCGACCGTGTGATGACCCGCTTCGACGAGGGCCTCGAAGCGGTCCTGGAGGAGGCCGCGGCCGTCCAGCGCGAGGACGTCGAGGCGAACCGCGCGATGGCGGCGCACGGCGCGGACTGGCTGCTCAAGCGGGTCGGCGCGGACCGGCCGCTGCGCATCCTGACGCACTGCAACACCGGCGCGCTCGCCACCGCCGGCTGGGGCACGGCACTCGGCGTCATCCGCGAACTGCACGCGCGCGGACAGGTCGAGGTCGTCTACGCCGACGAGACGCGCCCCCTGCTCCAGGGATCCCGCCTGACCGCCTGGGAGTTGGTCCAGGAAGGCATACCGCACTACGTCCAGGCGGACGGCGCCGCCGCGGGCACGATCCTGCGCGGCGAGGTCGACGCCGCGATCGTCGGCGCGGATCGCATAGCGGCCAACGGCGACACCGCGAACAAGGTCGGCACCGTCGGCGTCGCCCTCGCCTGCGCCTACGCGGACATCCCCTTCCTCGTCGCCGCGCCCACCACCACGGTGGACCTCGCGACCGCCTCGGGCGACGACATCCACATCGAACTGCGCGGCGGCGACGAGGTGTTGGAGTGGTCCGGCGTTCGCACGGCCCCCGCCGAGTCGCGCGGCCACAACCCGGCGTTCGACGTCACCCCGGGCCGTCTCGTGACGGGACTGGTGACCGAGCGGGGCGTGCTGGAGGTGGCGGCGGGGGAGCTGCCGGGGGATCACCTGCGCTGA